In Capricornis sumatraensis isolate serow.1 chromosome 2, serow.2, whole genome shotgun sequence, the DNA window TAATCTTAAATAATTTGATTTGAACCCCTATTTCTTTCTAAGAACTGTGGGGTTTCAGGGtatctgtatattttattttgataacaAGAATTTTAGTAAGAACTGTTCACCAGCTGGGAGCTTATACATTCATACAACCTTGTTTTCTCTTAAAGAGAGTGCAACACCATGGGTTCCTCTGATGAAAGACAAACATTTAAGCTTGCTGGTCATTCTGGGTAAGAATTTCAAAAAGAATTATAATACACTATTGAAATTTCTTCTCCATGAAATCTTTccttcatcgatttggagaagTTGAAGACATTATTCCTAGTATAGGAAATGGAATTCTTCCTATCTTACTTTCATTCCAAAGTGTATACAGCTGCTTGGTTATTGTATTACTTCCAGGTTAGAATTAAGTTTGAGGGAAGACAGGACATAACCTCATCATCACATGTAAGAAGCAGCCCTGATACTAAATGCAACTCTTGTTTAAAGACAGGTTTTGTCTTTTAAGGCAAATAATCACATTGTTCAgcttaaatacaattttttttttaacagaacaaTGATTGTTCTATTAAGTACATCTGTGACTCTAACAAAACAAGAAACTGCACTGTGGCTAAAAGCATGGAATTTGGAATAAGACGGTTCAAACCTGGTACCTCTAATTTGATCTTGTGTACATTTTTTAACCTCTTGACGCTTAAATCTCTTTAGTAAAATAATACTTATATTACAGGGTTATTTGAGAACTAAAAGTGATCAGTTAAAAACATTATGTAGCAAAAATTAAGACTGCTAGACAAAAGAAAACACCATTTCAACTACGATTTTGTTAGACttttattatgaatatattttgtcattattttaaGGATCCCTCTAAAACTGCAAATCTTAATAGTTAAATTTTGAGTTGACTCCTGCTTTCATATTATTaatgttgatttttctttaaggACCACTGTGTGCCTGACACTATTATTGACAGTCAAGCAGAAACCCTAGTTTCAATTCCTCTTGTGTAAAAACTATTCTACTTACTTGTGGGTATTAACTTGATGTGAAGAATATAAAGTAAATCTGAAAACCTGTAAATAAACACATGAGACTGTATTTCATAATTCATGATAGAGGTATAAAGTTAATGCTTGAtctttcaaataaatataaatgtaataaagcaattaaaaagttATTCTGGTGTTTAAATACATTATGATTTTTTGAACACTGTcctaataatttttcatttattcttgctTATAGTATGAAGTTAAGTGAAATACTGctattatgatatatatatatgtgtgtgtgtgtaaaagagtAATAGTTGTGAGTTAAAAATTTCCCATATATCATTTAATGAAGTTAATCCAGATTTAGTTGTATCATGTTCCAAAATCAAATAATGTATCAGGTAACAAACTACAAAATAAATCTGGAGACAATCATGAGTGAATAAGTAAGTCATTAAAATGAACTACACATGAACTTTCAGTTAAAACACACCTTAAAATTATGATCAAAAACTTCCATTTCTATTAATGCTTTCTCCTTTAAGAATTATTAACTCACAGTTTGCTAACCTCTAGAAGAGTAAGAAAAAGTCCTTTTATATTTCATGATAGGTTTAATCAGGTAATTAAAACAAATTCTTATGATATCATCTGATATGTCCAATTACATGGGTATGATGTAACAAAAACAGTTACAAacttatatatgcatatttacatTATATATCCCAAACTGGCAAGCTAGTCAACTATATCTAAGGAGATACATTATGGCATGAGTTAAACAATTTTTCATTGCTTATTAGAAAGAATGCAGTCAAGCTTTCAATGGAAATAATATACAAGTGAGGCACTTTTGAGGtcaaaaatagaaagcaaatgaCACTACATACTGGCAATGTTCACAAAAATCTATTGTGTATTTTAATACAAAGGCTTTTCAACTAGATTATTCTTGAAAAATCTCAAAACTAGCAACTTATGCAATTTAAGGAGCTTTCAGGAACAATGGCTAACATCAGTGTATCAAAGCATATGAAAGTTTTATAACCACCTGGCTGCTAGGCAAACAGTACCTTAATACCTTaaagccctttaaaaaaaatttttttttttggcttatatAAATTATCTCAGGCTGTGATTTTAGATGttttgactcactgaaaaacacCTTATGGTGCTATTATTGCAGAGTATAGAccaatctctttttttttggtgcaacAATGATGCAAGTTTCTAGTGCTTCCCCATATACTTAGATATGTGATCCTGGAAATCAAGAATGAGAATATTTAGTTAAGAATTTATGTTTTCCAGGTAACAAGCTTTCAAATTTTTATGTAGTAAAATGTTATATTTCATGTCTCTTTGggctaaaataaaaaacccaATCTTAAAACACATATTCCAAAGTGTATCACAAAACCTAAAGTAAATTTCCATAAAACAAACATCCTTAAGCTTCTCTGAATCTGGAGGGAAGTACATGTTTCCTGCATTTTGGAGACATATAAATAATAAGAATCATCTCTGTGGTGTTCACTTaagaggggctggggagagaaaaagaaaaagcaagacttACCCAAGATATCAGATGGCACTATACACATGAATTGAAAGTGCATTTGTATTACTTCAAAAGTTCATTTTAggcactgctgaataaccaataaaAATAGGTAGTTTTAAGTTTTCCCCTTTAAATTCTAACCCTTGCCCAGTATCAtcccagagacacacacactctctgaAGTTGTCATGATGAAATACAGTGacgtttattttttctaaaaagttcTCCCTGACTGGTAATGGGAGGAAAAGAATACCATTTTAGCAATGGCTTTTACAAGTTAAAAGAATTGGTTCTATAAATGCTTCGGCACATCCATTAAGTTTGATTGCCAGTTCcaaatattgataaatatttaaaacaggaTACGTAAGAAAAAAAGTGCTTAAAATCTTTCAGGACCAATAAGACACATTAGGGAAAAGACTGGTTTTACAGCTCTTTTGAGATATTTCTTATTCCTGCTTTCTCCATTTGGAGGTGGCTGCCCCTTAAATAGCCCTTTACTGGCAGTAATGATGAACCCTGTCAGATCCCAACTGCCACCCTCAAGTATGGTCTATAAATCATCCAGTAGGTGGTGCTGAAGTTACATACCTCATATTTCTTCAGAAATCAAGTGATTCCCCTGTCAAGTCAGAGGAAAATCATTTAAGAATTATTAATCCTGAACAAGCCATCAGATCAAAATCTTGTTTTCACTTTTGGTATTTACTATTACTTAAACAGTTTTGCTTAGCCATTTGCTTATACTATCAGATTAAAACTGAAAAGACAGATTTTAGAGGACAAGCCAATTGGCAGTGTCAAATCTGTACGCAGACTGAGAAAATGCTCCCAAACATATCTATACACATGTTTAAGAATGAGAAATTTaacctattcatttattttcacataaTAATTCTAATTTACTCAAGAGAAAATTTCCACATAAGGGATTCAGGTAACATTATGAGTTAGCCTTCTAGACTGATTTGGAGACTTGGTGTGTTAAACTATAAAGATTCaaggtaaaataaaaaccatatcatCACCGTAGTTTTTAATGAAGAAACTTGTTTAAAAATTGTAAAGGAAAAATTGGGGATGGGACGGAAAGATCTTAGCAGCAAAGTGGttaaacaaattgaaaatattaatgcacaaacattaaaatattaaagcatatatgttGCATATAAAATACAGTACAGAACCAGGAGTTGCACTATACTGATTAGTGCTCAACAGAAGAAATGATTAAATTTGTTCTTCCCAGAAGTATATACACAGTTCATTTCCACAGCATTTTCCTATATAGCCAGCAAGTTATTTTCTTCAGTTATTCACACCTGCTCAAACCTGAATTATAAACACAGCACTTACAAATATGAAAATTCAGTCACAAGGAAAACCAGTATTTCCATTTtatcaataaaaagtaattttgaaaGTTAACAGTCTATTCTAGGAAACCAAGTTTAGCTGAAAACTTCAGGGATGAAGATCATCTGGCGTAGCAGCATCCAAATatataaacagtaaaaataaGACTTAAAACCGCTGCTACGGTGTCATGTTTTGGACTTAGTTCAACCAATTGATTTTTAGTACAAAACTAGAAATAACCTCTTCTTCATAACATCTATAgttatcaatatatttttcttcttttcaatgtGAAATAATACTTCAAGATGATCTATATACACAATGTTGTCAGTTCAAGCtgtcatataaatataaatgctttcttaaaaaaaagtattttacagACAGACAGTGTTATGTACATTGTTCAGTTTGATCTGGGGCAAAAGAAAGCTAACACAAGCTTTTAAGTGTGATATGTAAAAAGAATGATTatgtaaatgacattttaaaatctgcatAGAAAATGAGCTTCAAACAGTAgtgtgattttaattttgatcATTTCTGAAACTtcaagccattaaaaaaaaggcaCACTTCTCAACTTTATCCCTTTAAGGGAATGTTCTTTAGGAACCCCTTACTTGGTTAGAGTTTCAatgtaacacttaaaaaaaaaagacaatttgacCCCAAAGTACTTTAAACAGCTTGCTGGAACATTTATGCAACTACTCTGCAAATAAAACATCCAGTAGGACAATGCTCtgcaagagaaaataaatttaaacatataAGATATTTCATTCAGGATGttggattaaatatttttctggggTAGTTTAGCACACTAGCATAATTTTGCTTCTGGtcagtttaaataaaatgagaaaagttatCATTGTTATGTGACAATAAGCACTGAGGATTAAGCTAAAATATTATTAACACAGCTGAACATATTCTGGATTAGCAGAATGATAAGTGGAAGTCTCAGGAGGAAACAGACTCTATCCAGTTGCACTTTTCACCTTGTAAAACATTTGTAAATGCAATATAGTTTTTTGAAAGgaggaaattctgaaagaaaacaacTTGCTGGTTGAataccacaaacaaaacaaaacccaaaacctcACTTTTTCTATAATGTTTACTCAGtctctttttatataaaaataagtgtTATGTTCCCATCATAACATTAGACAATTACatctgtgcttaaaaaaaaaaagttggtcaCTCAAGGCTATTAgaatattttataagaattttaGATTACCAGAATGTACAGATATAACTCAATATAAACTGTAGCCAAAGGGAAATGAcgatgaaaatataaaatcattcaCATGGAATAAAAACGTTATTAACTAGATgagtaaaatattcaaaatataatggAATGTGACAGTAGATATATGTACATCTACTTCAGAACTAGGAAGGGGAAGAAAAGCTTTATATGTAATAATTCGTACCTTTTATTTagttaaatataaacatttgttatttatacATAAAACTGCTTTCAAAAAACAACTAATAAATGACTTAGTTGCACTTGTTTTACTTCTTACAATTCCCAAGTGTTAACTTTTCTTAGATTGAAATCCAACTGTCCCCTAGTGCACTTTTAGTTTATATCTTAATGAATTCAAACCTTTAAAGGTCCCATCACCTAAtgcataaatatacaaaaatgccAAAAAAATTTAATCCCTTTTAGTTGGATCATATTTTATGTTCACTTTATATTGCCAATAACCAGAAATGGTTTCCTTTTGCAAATATTCTTGACAACCTATAACAAAACATGCCATGCGCTCCAGGGAAAAAGGCATGGCGAGCATTTGTGAAACGCCAAGAACCGATGAGTTCTGCTTCCTCCACGTGTGGCCCCAAGGATACCAGGCAAGACTGCAGAATGCTTGCCAAAAGCTTCCACAAATCCAAGTTAGCTAATTCCTGGACACAAAGATTTTAAGCTCATTTCATCACTGGATGCTTTCATCCAGCAGCTTTATGTTTCCCACCACAGCACCCACATGCCTCACCACAACGATGGCACATTCTCAAAGGGACGTAGCAGCACATACATGGTACAATGAAAGACAAAGCTACTAGGGCTAACCATCGTAAGCAGAACTTGTCATCGCTAGTGTCACATGAACAGGGGTCAGAGAAATCTCCCTCTGAGTCTGACATACAATGATACAACATGCTCTCTGCACAGAGCATGCAACTAACTTGATATATGCATCTCTTAATAGGGTCTGGGGCATCTTGACATTTTCCCCTGCCATTTTCTTCATGATTAAACCTTTCCTGGCAGTATACGCAGCGAGAACGTTCACCATCTTCTTTTCTTCGTTTTGACTTCTTAAATTTTAATGAGGAAGGCTGTGTCTTAAATACCACAGAATCTTTGAGCGAACTTAACTTAGTTTCATCCCCACAAGAGTACAGATAGtctgattttttactgtctggTTTAGAAAACTGAACACTGGAGTCAGTATCATCTCTCTCCAGGTCATTTTTCCACATGTCGGGATGTCTATAGTCTGCATAGCGGCGTATTAAGATATCGCGAGGGTTTATTCTGACAATCTCATCCTCATCTTGAAAGCTGACATGTCGAATTGATTTCAAAGGGACctaaaaatgaaagagatgaaaatttcAATAATAACAATGAAGATTACTTTTATTGCCTActtgcccagatatttggtcaattAGTTTGCAAGTTTAAGTGAAGATGTTtcttggatgagattaacattttcaATGAGTGGACTATATAAGCATAACAGATTATCCTCCATGACATAGATGGCCCTCATCCAATCAGTTCAAGGCGTTAATAATACAAAGACGGACCAAGAAAGAGCAGGAAAGAATTCTGCCAGCACACTGCCTTTGAATACAGACTACAGCTCTTGCTCGGGTTTCAAGCATGACAGCCTACTCTGAAGATTTTGAATATGTACCTATGCCATCATATAAGTAGGTCCTCCCGatagagagggcttcccaggtggctcagtgggaaagacccATCTGCCAAGCAAGAGAAGTAGGTTTGAGccatgggttgtgaagatcccctggagaaggaaatggcaacccactccagtattcttgcctgggaaatcccatggacaaaagggcctggtgggctacagtccatgggattgcacaggagtcggacataacttaagAGGCTAAACAACATCACATAAGCCATTCCTTAAAGTAAAtgtctttctctttatatatatatatatatacacatacatattgttggttctgtttctctggagtaCCCTGACTCATACAGATTTCAGTAGCAAGGAGTGGGATGCTGTGCTAACAAAAGTGTGGCAATGCCTTTGGAACTGGATAATGGGTAGAGGCTGAATGAGTCTTGAGGTGTGTGTTATAAAAAGCCTAGGTAATCGTGAAGAGAGGCCTGGTAGAAACACAAACGTTAAAGGCGTTTCTGGTGAGGGTCCTGGATGGAAACGAGGAATAAATACACTGTTGGACGCTGGTGGAGAGACGACCCTTGTTATAAAGTGGCAAAGAATGCAGGGGGAATTGTATTCTAGTGTTTCATGGAAGGCAGAATTTGTGAGAGATGGACTTGGATATTTAGCAGAAATTTCTAAGAAAAGTGCTAAGGATATAGCCTGGTTCCTCCTTACCGTTTATAGAAAAATATGAGAAGAAAGTGATAAACTGaagtgtaattttaaaaacaaaatagaaccaGAACATGAAGCCCTGGAAAATTCTCAGGAATGACACTATCACCAAGGGAGTAGGGCCACTTCCCTCAAGGGCCCAGAGGAATTTTGCCTCAGGATGAATCAAACTGAGTCTCACTCACACTTAGATGGTATTTAGATGAGATCttggtggtgctactggtaaagaacccacctgccaatgcaggagacagaagaagtgggttcaatccctgggttggaagaatcgctggaatagggcatggcaacccactccagtatttttgcctggagaattccatggacagaggagactggtaggttatagtccatagggtcacaaacagttggacaagactgaagtgacttagtacgcaCACACTGGACGTAGAGATGGTACTAGAATGGGTTAagtgtgggaggggggttcaggatgggaaacacatgtacacctgtggcggatttatgtcaatgtatagcaaaaccaatacagtactgtaaaataagtagcctccaattaaaacaaataaatttatatttaaaaaaatagaatgggttAAGTCTTTCAGAGTGTTATGATGAGGTGAATATATTTTGCATGTGAGAAGAGGGACCAGAGAGGGTAGAACATTATGAGCTGAATTGTGTTTCCTCCAATTTCATATGTTGAGGCCTCAAtcccagtatctcagaatgtgactgcatttggaaATAGAGCctttaaaaaagtgattaaaCAAGGGCCTTGGGGTAGGCCTTAATCCAatttgactggtgtccttataagaagaggaaatttggacacacagaGAGTGAGACACCAGAAATGTGtgtgtaaagagaaaaaaaggaacacaatCAGAAGGTGACCACTGACAAGCCAAGGAGAAAGGCCATGAAAGAACCCAAATGTATCaaaaccttgatcttggacttccagtttGCAGAACTGTGTGCAAATACGTTTTTGTTGTTCAAGGcactctgtggtattttgttatgacagccctagcaaactaacgCAAAGTACACATATTCATAGTCTGGCTATACAAGCCTCTGACAATGACCGAAAAGCACACCATAGTCTCTCACCTTTCTGGTAGGCTGTTTCAGGCTAGGGGGGAAAGTACATCTTTTAGGCATAAATCAAAATGACCCTTCCCTTCACCCATACAAGCGACTAGTGTGACAAGACACAGTGACTAGTTTGTAAGTATGTCCATGATCTAGGCTGGGCTTCCAAACTTTCATTCACCAGACATTTGGAATTGTGGCTAAAAAAATCCCATGTGTGGACTAACGATGGAGTGATGGATGCAGAAAGTTACAACAATTCCTACTGGTGATAAACACACTGTGACAATCTCCCAGACTCAAACCAGAAATCTGGAGGAAATTTAAGTAATGAGGTTTAgaagtatatataaaaaataagcaaGTTTATAACACTAAAAAATAACTCTAGTACAATTCAACTACATGGAGAATTAGAAAGACTGGAAATTTCACTCATATGTTAATTAGTTATATGCCAAAGCAGAGGATAAAACTAAGATTTCTTACCTTATTTTGGGACTTCAGGCCTCCACTTTCCTTGGGCATTTGCCGCTGTCCATATTCTAGACTTCTGTCCTGAATGTCTAGGCCTGGATGACTGAACATTATCTAAAATACAAACAATTCCTAGTTAAGTGACAAAAGaacacatttcttattttatttttagtgaaactatatatgtgtatttcaAAACTCCATAATCTATTAGTAGTAAGGTTTTTCAAAATGGTTTTAATATAAAGTATTATTTGAGTCATCCTGTTTATTATTTAAACTCAGATCTTTctcaatacatttaaaatgaaattttaaaagtagcacacacttcacttctggtttcagtttcagcatgtaAGGAGCTGGAAGTTGCCATTCTGCTgcaattacaaataaaaaaaagtgGAATAACgataaaaatatcaacaactcTTCTTAGATCCATGAAAGAGGAAGACAGGACAAACCCCACCCCTAAGACTGCAGAGACTCATGAGTAGAGATCACCATGGAAACCAGTGTCagggtagggaaaaaaaaaaaaaaaaatctcaagtgtAATTGACAAACTGCTGGAGGCTCAGGATAGACAACCGGGAGTTAAACACTCCTAAGGGAGGGGAAGGCAGTAATTGTGACATCCGTCCGCAAGCTTCTGTCAGTTTACCTCTAACAGCTCAACCAAGTTTACACagtaaatatcagaaaaatcCCTGCATGCTTCCAGCATGGAGAGGGGAGAAAGAACCATTATGAAATGTGCTGGAACACTCTTTGTAACAAGACTTGTCCTCAGGAAACACTAATGAATCAGAGCCTGACCTACTATGGTATTATCAGAGTCAGGAAGAGATATATACCCAACCCTCGTCATCTCAAACCACCTGATTCACctaaagggggagaaaaaaatatatatatataattgaaatgCACAATCCAGAGGGAAAACCTTAGACTTAAAGACTGATACCTAATCATAACCATAGAATGCTTTCTTTTCTCACACACTTTACCACTGTATCACTAAAGGCTTATTTACAGCAGTTCCTTTACCCAGCAGATTATGTCTAGCaatcaaaaaaatattaaaaaacacacGAAAATGCAAAAATACATTCTGAAATGTTACAACAAGATCAGAACCAGATATGACAGGGATATTAGAAACAGCAGACTAGGAATTTTAAACAACTATGATCAATATGCTAAGCACTCTAAAATATAAAGCAAGATAGAATACAAAAACAAATGAGCAATGCAAACAGAGAGCCAGAAATCCTAATAAAGAATACCACCGCCGGCCCTGCCCCAATGCTAGAGATCAAAAGCACTAAGAGAATGAAGAATACCTTTGATGAGCCTAGTagactggacatggctgagtaaaAAACCTCTGAGTATGTGAATATAACAATTTCcaaaactgaaaggaaagagagcaaaaagtggggaaaaaaagaacagaatatttaaaaatggtagaagaattaaaaaatgtgtaattttgtacatatacacaagacAGAATGatcagaagaaaagaatgaaaataacaaaagaaatacatgaaataataatGACTAAGAATTTACCCAAATTAATGTCAGATGTCAAGTCACAGATCCGAGAAACTCAGAGAATATcaagcaagaaaatgaaaaagaaaagaaaagcatctaAGCATGTAATtttcaaactattaaaaaaaaacaaagattaaaaaaaattctgaaagatgccagaggaaaaataatttacttttaaagaataattacACTGGACTTCTTTGCAGAAACCATGTAAACAAGAAGAGTGAAGTGAAATAGTTAAAGTGGTAAGAGAAAAAGTCCTccaacctagaattctgtaccctgtaaaattatccttcaaaagtgaaggagaCTGGTGGTAATGtattggtgcaaccactgtggaaaagagtatgaaggtttctcaaataattaaaaatagagctaccatatgatccaacaattccacttcggagtaaatatctgaaagaaacaaaaacactaactcaaaaagatatatgcatcccaatATTCATGTGaaagttaaagtcgctcagttgtgtccaactctttgcaatccaatggattatacagtccatggaattctgaggccagaataatggagtgggtagcctttccctcggagaaggcaatggcaccccactccagtactcttgcctggaaaatccatggacggaggagtctggtaggctgcattccatgaggtcgctgagagttggatacgactgagtgacttcaccttcccttttcactttcatgcattggagaaggaaatagcaacctactccagtattcttgcctggagaatcccagggatggggaagcctggtgggctgccatctatggagtcgcacagagtcggacacggctgaagcgacttagcagcagcagcagtacctttcccttctccaggggatcttcccaacccagggactgaacccaggtctcctgcattggaggtagattctttacaagctgagccacaagggaatggtcatagcagcattatttacaattgccaagatatgaaaacaagtgtccatcaacagacaaatggataagaatgtGGTGTGTTCGTACacacgtgcgcgcgcacacatgcacacacgcacacacgcacacacacacacacaggaatactactcagtcatgaaaaaaagaatggaaatttgACCTGTGCACCAATATAGATAAACTTGGAGGGTTATTtcactaagtaaaataagtcaggcagagaaaaacaaatactgtatgacatcacttatatgtggaatctaaaaaatttaacacaatattgtatacaacagaaaataaacagattcacagatacggAAAACAAATGAGTGGCTATCAGTGGGGACAGGGAAGGGGCCGGCAACATGTGgtaaggggattaagaggtataagCTATTATGTGAAAACaaaccttaaattaaaaaaagatcagtttttaaaaagtgagagagaaagactTTCTTAGGCAACAAAAATTGAGGAAATTTCTTGCTGGCAGACCTGCCTTATAAGAAATGTCAACAGAGGTTCtctagagagaaggaaaataagataGGTCAGAAACCTGGATCTACATGACAATGGAAGAACATTTTAGGAGAAACaagggaaaataatataaacttttaattttcttcttcttaattGAGCTAAGAGAGAGGTTTGCTCAAAAATCAGCATATATTTACATACCTATACATATACAGGTATATGCATATAAAGTGAAATGGATGACAGCAATGATAGAAGAAATGGAAGGAGGAATTAGGATTACTGCTAATATAGAGTTCACCCACTATCTGTAAAGCAGTTTAGTGTTGTTAAAGGAAAAGTAAACGAATGAAGTATAAAATACCATGCTACCGCTAgccaaaagaaaatacaaatacagACAGAGGGAGCTTCAAAGCAAGGAAAATTACCAG includes these proteins:
- the SPRED1 gene encoding sprouty-related, EVH1 domain-containing protein 1, with the translated sequence MSEETATSDNDNSYARVRAVVMTRDDSSGGWLPLGGSGLSCVTVFKVPHQEENGCADFFIRGERLRDKMVVLECMLKKDLIYNKVTPTFHHWKIDDKKFGLTFQSPADARAFDRGIRRAIEDISQGCPSFKNEAEGTEDNLQAAEEDTSSSLVKDHLFHQDTVVTSEPYRSSRPSPFEGLNARSVYLRSQANQIMFSHPGLDIQDRSLEYGQRQMPKESGGLKSQNKVPLKSIRHVSFQDEDEIVRINPRDILIRRYADYRHPDMWKNDLERDDTDSSVQFSKPDSKKSDYLYSCGDETKLSSLKDSVVFKTQPSSLKFKKSKRRKEDGERSRCVYCQERFNHEENGRGKCQDAPDPIKRCIYQVSCMLCAESMLYHCMSDSEGDFSDPCSCDTSDDKFCLRWLALVALSFIVPCMCCYVPLRMCHRCGEACGCCGGKHKAAG